The following proteins are co-located in the Thermus albus genome:
- a CDS encoding Mur ligase family protein produces MTLEELFAPYGLKAPPLKALGLTQDSRRVAPGFVFVAIPGVPLPHRKPLDGHDFIPEALERGAIAVVGERELSLPVPYLRVKDARKLLAELSRRFYGEPDRRLDLLGVTGSKGKSTTASLLHHLLQTGGKRAALLSTVGLRLGEETRAPIGHFTTPEAPEVYAFLREAADRGLEAAILEVSSHALALKRVEGLSYRVGVFVNFYPDDHLDLHGTAEAYFAAKALLVERSELAILNSRLPHLDRLPLRSRLLFGPGGEVWGEGLKEGEEGLRFTLRTPWGSGEAYVPLLGAYNLDNALAASAAALAYGLPLEGVLQGLATFPGVPGRMEVVQREPFRVVIDFAHTGKSLEEALKTLRRTTRGRLLLVVGAAGERDPKRREDIGRVAARLADKTLFTEEDHRTEDLMAILEALAQAAKEEGGLFEVIPDRKEAIFRALSEAQEGDTVLLAGKGHEATLERGTLALPWNEKEVVLEGLRALGLGGGDHP; encoded by the coding sequence ATGACCCTGGAGGAACTCTTCGCCCCCTATGGCCTGAAGGCCCCGCCCCTGAAGGCCCTGGGCCTGACCCAGGATTCCAGGCGGGTAGCCCCGGGCTTCGTCTTCGTGGCCATCCCCGGGGTGCCCCTTCCCCACCGCAAGCCCTTGGACGGGCACGACTTCATCCCTGAGGCCCTGGAAAGGGGGGCCATCGCCGTGGTGGGGGAAAGGGAGCTCAGCCTTCCCGTCCCCTACCTGAGGGTGAAGGACGCCCGCAAGCTCCTGGCCGAACTGTCCCGCCGCTTTTATGGGGAACCCGACCGAAGGCTAGACCTCCTAGGGGTCACGGGTTCCAAGGGCAAGAGCACCACGGCAAGCCTCCTCCACCACCTCCTGCAGACCGGGGGGAAAAGGGCCGCCCTCCTCTCCACGGTGGGGCTCAGGCTGGGGGAGGAAACGCGTGCCCCCATCGGCCACTTCACCACCCCCGAGGCCCCGGAGGTCTACGCCTTCCTCCGGGAGGCCGCGGACCGTGGGCTAGAGGCCGCCATCCTGGAGGTTTCCAGCCACGCCCTGGCCCTGAAACGGGTGGAGGGGCTTTCCTACCGGGTCGGGGTCTTCGTGAACTTCTACCCCGACGACCACCTGGACCTGCACGGCACGGCGGAAGCCTACTTCGCCGCCAAGGCACTCCTGGTGGAGCGCTCAGAGCTGGCCATCCTCAATAGCCGCCTGCCCCACCTAGACCGCCTCCCCCTTCGGTCCCGCCTGCTTTTCGGCCCCGGCGGGGAGGTGTGGGGGGAGGGTCTAAAGGAGGGGGAAGAGGGCCTGCGCTTCACCCTTCGCACCCCCTGGGGCTCTGGGGAGGCCTACGTCCCCCTACTGGGCGCCTACAACCTGGATAACGCCCTGGCGGCAAGCGCCGCCGCCTTGGCCTACGGGCTTCCCCTGGAAGGGGTGCTTCAGGGCCTCGCCACCTTCCCCGGGGTTCCGGGACGCATGGAGGTGGTGCAACGGGAACCCTTCCGGGTGGTCATAGACTTCGCCCACACCGGGAAGAGCCTGGAAGAGGCCCTAAAGACCTTACGCCGGACCACCCGGGGGAGGCTTCTTCTGGTGGTGGGGGCCGCCGGGGAGCGGGACCCCAAGCGGCGGGAGGACATCGGCCGGGTGGCGGCGAGGCTCGCCGACAAAACCCTCTTCACCGAGGAGGACCACCGCACGGAGGACCTCATGGCCATCCTCGAGGCCCTGGCCCAGGCCGCCAAGGAGGAAGGGGGCCTTTTTGAGGTGATACCCGACCGCAAGGAGGCCATTTTCCGCGCCCTCTCCGAGGCCCAAGAAGGGGATACCGTCCTCCTGGCCGGCAAGGGGCACGAGGCCACCTTAGAGCGGGGCACCTTGGCCCTCCCGTGGAACGAGAAGGAGGTGGTCCTGGAAGGGCTTAGGGCCTTGGGCCTAGGTGGAGGCGACCACCCCTAG
- a CDS encoding deoxynucleoside kinase, giving the protein MYLAIAGNIGSGKSTLTALLAEAFGLKPVYEAVSENPYLEDFYREMGTYAFHSQIFFLSRRVRQHLLEINGAKAVVQDRTVYEDALVFAKNLHREGYLEERDWRTYMDLFHSVAPALRKPDLLIYLRASLPTLRRRIRKRGRPFEQGLPDSYLLRLNELYEELIASWDLSPIYVVEADRIDFVEKEEDRAALLAALRPRIQP; this is encoded by the coding sequence ATGTACCTGGCCATCGCCGGCAACATCGGTAGCGGCAAGAGCACCCTCACCGCCCTTCTGGCCGAGGCTTTCGGGCTAAAGCCCGTCTACGAGGCGGTAAGCGAAAACCCCTACCTGGAGGATTTCTATCGGGAGATGGGGACCTACGCCTTTCACTCCCAGATCTTCTTCCTCTCAAGGAGGGTGCGCCAACACCTTTTGGAGATCAACGGGGCCAAGGCGGTGGTCCAGGACCGCACCGTCTACGAGGACGCTTTGGTCTTCGCCAAGAATCTCCACCGGGAAGGCTATTTGGAGGAGCGGGACTGGCGGACCTATATGGATCTTTTCCATAGCGTAGCCCCTGCCCTCCGCAAGCCCGACCTTCTCATCTACCTCCGGGCCAGCCTCCCCACCCTGAGAAGGCGGATAAGAAAGCGGGGCAGGCCCTTTGAGCAAGGCCTTCCTGACAGCTACCTCCTGCGGCTTAACGAGCTTTACGAGGAGCTCATCGCCTCTTGGGACCTCTCCCCCATCTACGTGGTGGAGGCGGACCGGATAGACTTTGTGGAAAAGGAGGAGGACCGCGCCGCTTTGCTCGCCGCCTTACGCCCCCGGATCCAACCATGA
- a CDS encoding deoxynucleoside kinase, producing MYIAIEGPIGAGKTTLARLLAERLGAEPLLEVVEENPFLPLFYQDPKGYAFKTQVFFLLSRYRQLSRLRERPLFGGVVADYLFDKDAIFASLNLEGSEWELYLDLYRELSPRLPPPDLTIYLRAPVPVLLERIQKRGRPFEEGMDPAYLEALSQAYERHFARYPHPLLVLEAEKLDYSRPGPDQERVVALVKAHRLQGEAQP from the coding sequence GTGTACATCGCCATAGAAGGCCCTATCGGCGCAGGCAAAACCACCCTGGCCCGGCTTCTTGCGGAAAGGCTTGGGGCCGAGCCCCTCCTGGAGGTGGTGGAGGAAAACCCTTTCCTGCCCCTTTTCTACCAGGACCCCAAGGGCTACGCCTTCAAGACCCAGGTCTTCTTCCTCCTCTCCCGCTACCGGCAGCTTTCCCGCCTGCGGGAAAGGCCCCTTTTCGGCGGGGTGGTGGCCGATTACCTGTTTGACAAGGACGCCATCTTTGCCAGCCTCAACCTGGAGGGCTCGGAGTGGGAGCTTTACCTGGACCTTTACCGAGAGCTATCCCCGAGGCTCCCTCCCCCCGACCTTACAATCTACCTCAGGGCCCCAGTTCCCGTATTACTGGAAAGAATACAGAAACGTGGCCGGCCCTTTGAAGAGGGCATGGACCCCGCCTACCTCGAGGCCCTCTCCCAGGCCTACGAGCGCCACTTCGCCCGCTATCCCCATCCCCTATTGGTCCTCGAGGCGGAGAAGCTCGACTACAGCCGGCCCGGCCCCGACCAGGAGCGGGTGGTGGCCCTGGTAAAAGCCCATCGCCTTCAAGGGGAAGCCCAACCCTAA
- a CDS encoding S1C family serine protease, producing the protein MRLALAVLLLSLALGQRLVSPEEVARSQVIRKALPAVVRVQGSPTAPGENQVVGTGFFVSPFRVVTNYHVVQDLTDLTVRLSDGRTFPAERFAVDPGIDIALLTVRGLQAPGTLGFSKTPATSLPLGMGVVLVGFPFGQGPLASYGILSGIGPLEVPTPDPSVGAEVGEYLFTDAPLTVGNSGSPLLNLQGEVIGVVADVVGGPSGVGGIGVAIPAELVAQSVQDLERFGIPQRGWLGASLVSLDELPPVLLRAVGLTTTQGAMVDRVEPGSPAARAGLRGAQRDAQGRLLALGDVILAVNGKAVKDKAEVVRLIARYRPGDRVRLTLWRDGRRLEVTLTMVARPTSR; encoded by the coding sequence ATGCGCCTTGCCCTCGCCGTCCTCCTCCTCTCTTTGGCCTTGGGCCAGCGCCTGGTCTCCCCCGAGGAAGTGGCGCGAAGCCAGGTGATCCGCAAGGCCCTGCCCGCAGTGGTCCGCGTCCAGGGTTCCCCCACGGCCCCTGGGGAAAACCAGGTGGTGGGCACCGGCTTCTTCGTAAGCCCCTTTCGCGTGGTTACCAACTACCACGTGGTCCAGGACCTCACCGACCTTACCGTCCGCCTAAGCGACGGGCGCACCTTCCCCGCGGAGCGCTTCGCCGTGGACCCAGGGATTGACATCGCCCTCCTCACGGTGCGGGGACTCCAAGCCCCGGGCACGTTGGGCTTTAGCAAAACCCCTGCCACGAGCCTTCCTTTGGGGATGGGGGTGGTGCTGGTGGGGTTTCCCTTCGGCCAAGGCCCCTTGGCCTCCTACGGCATCCTATCCGGGATAGGCCCCTTGGAAGTCCCTACCCCTGACCCCAGCGTGGGGGCCGAGGTGGGGGAGTATCTCTTCACCGATGCCCCCCTCACCGTGGGCAACTCGGGGAGCCCTCTTCTGAACCTGCAAGGGGAGGTGATCGGGGTGGTGGCGGACGTGGTGGGGGGGCCCTCGGGGGTGGGAGGCATCGGGGTGGCCATCCCGGCGGAGTTGGTGGCGCAAAGCGTCCAGGACCTGGAGCGCTTTGGCATCCCCCAACGGGGCTGGCTGGGGGCCAGCCTAGTGAGCCTGGACGAGCTGCCGCCCGTGCTCCTTAGGGCGGTGGGCCTCACCACCACCCAGGGGGCCATGGTGGACCGGGTGGAACCGGGTAGCCCCGCAGCCCGGGCCGGTCTAAGGGGAGCCCAGCGGGACGCCCAGGGAAGGCTTCTCGCCTTAGGGGATGTGATCCTGGCGGTGAACGGGAAGGCGGTCAAGGACAAGGCGGAGGTGGTCCGCCTCATCGCCCGTTACCGCCCCGGGGACCGGGTGCGGCTAACGCTTTGGCGGGATGGGCGGAGGCTCGAGGTCACCCTCACCATGGTGGCCCGGCCCACCAGCCGTTAG
- a CDS encoding arginine--tRNA ligase — protein MVRRALEEAIHQALKELGLDLRLKVAKAPKDKPGDYGVPLFALAKELRKPPQAIAEELKARLDLPPFVEEAIPVGGYLNFRIRTEDLLQEALRPKGPLPKKPGLVLIEHTSVNPNKELHVGHLRNIALGDSLARILDYAGREILVLNYIDDTGRQAAETLFALRHYGLSWDGKEKYDHFAGRAYVRLHQDPEYPNLQGGIEEVLHALERGELREDVNRILLAQMATMKALNAHYHLLVWESDIVRAGLLEKALRILEQSPHVFRPQEGKYAGALVMDASPFIPGLEDPYFVLVRSGGAATYYAKDIAFQFWKMGLLEGLRFQPYENPYYPQLRSSAPEGEAYTPRARETVNVIDVRQSHPQALVRAALALAGYPELAEGAFHLAYETVLLEGRQMSGRKGLAVSVDEVLEEAQRRALAIIEEKNPEHPSKEEAARMVALGAIRFAMVKTEPKKQIDFRYAEALSFEGDTGPYVQYAHARAHSILRKAGEWGEADLAQATPYERELALALLDFEEAVLEAAEEKTPHVLAQYLLDLAASWNAYYNAKEEGRPATPVLTAPSGLKELRLGLVKSLQETLKTGLSLLGIPAPEVM, from the coding sequence ATGGTGCGCCGCGCCCTGGAAGAAGCCATCCACCAGGCCCTCAAGGAACTGGGCCTGGACCTCCGCCTAAAGGTGGCCAAGGCCCCCAAGGACAAGCCCGGGGACTACGGGGTTCCCCTCTTCGCCCTGGCCAAGGAACTCAGAAAACCCCCCCAGGCCATCGCCGAGGAGCTTAAGGCCCGGCTGGACCTTCCCCCCTTTGTGGAGGAGGCCATCCCGGTGGGGGGGTATTTGAACTTCCGCATCCGCACGGAAGATCTGCTCCAGGAAGCCTTAAGACCCAAGGGTCCCCTTCCCAAAAAGCCCGGCCTGGTCCTCATTGAGCACACCTCGGTGAACCCCAACAAGGAGCTCCACGTGGGCCACCTCAGGAACATCGCCCTCGGGGACAGCCTGGCCCGCATCCTGGACTATGCCGGGCGGGAGATTCTGGTCCTCAACTACATTGACGACACGGGCCGCCAGGCAGCGGAAACCCTTTTCGCCCTAAGGCACTACGGCCTTTCCTGGGATGGAAAGGAAAAGTACGACCACTTCGCCGGTAGGGCCTACGTGCGCCTCCACCAGGACCCCGAGTACCCCAACCTACAAGGGGGCATAGAGGAGGTCCTCCACGCCTTGGAAAGGGGGGAGCTTCGGGAAGACGTCAACCGCATCCTCCTGGCCCAGATGGCCACCATGAAGGCCCTAAACGCCCATTACCACCTTCTGGTGTGGGAATCGGACATCGTCCGGGCGGGGCTGCTGGAAAAGGCCCTGCGCATTTTGGAACAAAGCCCGCATGTGTTCCGCCCCCAAGAGGGCAAGTACGCAGGGGCCCTAGTCATGGACGCAAGCCCCTTCATCCCCGGGCTGGAAGACCCCTACTTCGTCCTGGTGCGCTCGGGTGGCGCCGCCACCTACTACGCCAAGGACATCGCCTTCCAGTTTTGGAAGATGGGCCTTCTGGAAGGGCTCCGCTTCCAGCCTTACGAGAACCCCTACTACCCCCAGCTTAGGAGCAGCGCCCCTGAGGGGGAGGCCTATACCCCCAGGGCCCGGGAGACGGTAAACGTGATCGACGTGCGCCAAAGCCACCCCCAGGCCCTGGTGCGGGCGGCCTTGGCCCTGGCCGGCTACCCCGAGCTTGCGGAAGGCGCCTTCCACCTGGCCTATGAAACCGTGCTCCTGGAGGGCAGGCAGATGTCGGGGCGGAAGGGCCTGGCGGTGAGCGTGGACGAGGTCTTGGAAGAGGCGCAAAGGCGGGCCTTGGCCATCATAGAGGAGAAAAACCCCGAGCACCCTAGCAAAGAGGAAGCCGCCAGGATGGTGGCCTTGGGGGCCATCCGCTTCGCCATGGTAAAGACCGAGCCCAAAAAGCAAATAGATTTCCGCTACGCCGAGGCCCTCTCCTTTGAAGGGGACACGGGGCCCTACGTGCAGTACGCCCACGCCCGGGCCCACAGCATCCTGCGCAAGGCCGGGGAGTGGGGGGAGGCGGACCTCGCCCAGGCCACCCCCTACGAGCGGGAACTGGCCTTAGCCCTCCTGGACTTTGAGGAGGCGGTGCTGGAGGCCGCCGAGGAGAAAACCCCCCATGTCTTGGCCCAGTACCTCCTGGACCTCGCAGCCAGCTGGAACGCCTACTACAACGCCAAGGAGGAGGGGCGGCCCGCCACCCCAGTGCTGACGGCGCCTTCGGGCTTAAAGGAGCTTCGCCTGGGCTTGGTGAAAAGCCTGCAAGAAACCCTGAAGACCGGGCTTTCCCTCCTGGGCATCCCCGCCCCTGAGGTAATGTAA
- a CDS encoding RCC1 domain-containing protein, producing MGWHRWCGLGLWLLGMALSQGMLAAGSGHSLFLKQGFVKLGALWGWGWNYQGQLGDGTVESRSKPLPVEGLSRVVQAVGGGNFSAALLAEGSVYVWGLDSATPRRLEGLPPTVALAAGREHLLCLTKEGEVWALGANEAGQLGDGTQESRLEARPVEGLRGVVALAAGDAHSLALTGEGILYAWGRNEYGQLGDGTRQNRLRPVVVRFP from the coding sequence ATGGGATGGCACCGGTGGTGTGGGTTAGGGCTTTGGCTCTTGGGGATGGCCCTTTCCCAGGGTATGTTGGCGGCGGGTTCTGGGCACAGCCTCTTCCTTAAGCAAGGTTTCGTCAAGCTGGGTGCCCTATGGGGATGGGGTTGGAACTACCAGGGCCAGCTGGGGGACGGTACGGTGGAGTCTCGCTCCAAGCCCTTGCCGGTGGAGGGTCTATCCCGGGTGGTCCAGGCCGTGGGCGGGGGTAACTTCAGCGCGGCCCTTTTGGCGGAGGGCTCGGTGTACGTTTGGGGCTTGGATTCCGCCACGCCGAGGCGGCTTGAAGGCCTGCCGCCAACGGTGGCCTTGGCGGCGGGCCGGGAACATCTCCTTTGCCTGACCAAGGAGGGGGAGGTGTGGGCCTTGGGGGCCAACGAGGCCGGCCAGTTGGGGGATGGAACCCAGGAATCCCGCCTCGAGGCCCGCCCAGTGGAAGGCCTAAGGGGGGTTGTGGCCCTCGCCGCCGGGGATGCCCATAGCCTGGCCCTAACCGGGGAGGGGATCCTTTACGCTTGGGGAAGGAACGAGTACGGGCAGCTGGGCGATGGCACCCGGCAAAACCGCCTCAGGCCGGTGGTGGTGAGGTTTCCTTAA
- the uvrC gene encoding excinuclease ABC subunit UvrC: MGNVRLSELPPLPEAPGVYLWKQGEEVLYVGKAKSLRARVRSYFHAEGKAARIAQEATGLDFIATRDEVEALLLEANLIKAHRPPYNVLLKDDKHYPFLKLTQEPFPTLLVVRRVEEDGAKYYGPFPEAGALRRIKTLIDRVFPLRKNSGYPMKRRRYPCLNYSMGRCLAPCVGLADPQAYGEAVRQVEAVLEGKVDDLLKELEAKMREAAQRLEFERAAEIRDQREALKAFFSTAQQAVDPKMGDLDFLGLAQAGPLAVVQLYQVRSGRILGRISRVVEKEEASPEEILWAFLRDYYLQASPLPPLVLLPFPLEDLESLETLLRRRARRKVELRVPKKGEKLRLLELAEKNARLALETELKQREKRGDHPALKALQEVLGLAQRPFRIEGYDVSHLQGQARVFSLAVFEGGRPKRAEYRRMRLKSGNDDYAAMEEGVFRRFTGSLKDLPLPDLLLIDGGLGQVRAAARALERAGLRIPLVGLAKKEEVLTTPEGREIRLPLTHPALQLLIHLRDEAHQNGLRYHQKQRSQELFQVLKGIPGIGEARKRLLLERYGGLNALKEAPLEELARLPGMNRKAAEALKAALEAPFKETSPPPA; the protein is encoded by the coding sequence ATGGGAAACGTGCGGCTTTCCGAGCTTCCTCCCCTTCCCGAGGCCCCCGGGGTCTACCTCTGGAAACAGGGGGAAGAGGTCCTCTACGTGGGCAAGGCCAAGAGCCTAAGGGCCCGGGTGCGGAGCTACTTCCACGCGGAGGGCAAAGCGGCCCGCATCGCCCAGGAGGCCACGGGCCTGGACTTCATCGCCACCCGGGACGAGGTGGAGGCCCTCCTCCTCGAGGCCAACCTCATCAAGGCCCACCGCCCGCCCTATAACGTCCTCCTCAAGGACGACAAGCACTACCCCTTCCTGAAGCTCACCCAAGAACCCTTCCCCACCCTTTTGGTGGTGCGGCGGGTGGAGGAGGACGGGGCCAAGTACTATGGTCCCTTCCCCGAGGCCGGCGCCCTAAGGCGCATCAAGACCCTCATAGACCGGGTTTTCCCCTTGCGCAAGAACTCCGGCTACCCCATGAAAAGGCGGCGCTACCCCTGCCTCAACTACAGCATGGGCCGCTGCCTGGCCCCTTGCGTGGGCCTGGCCGACCCCCAGGCCTACGGGGAGGCGGTGCGCCAGGTGGAGGCGGTGCTGGAAGGCAAGGTGGACGACCTCCTGAAGGAGCTGGAAGCCAAGATGCGGGAGGCCGCCCAAAGGCTGGAGTTTGAGCGGGCGGCGGAGATCCGGGATCAAAGGGAGGCCCTAAAGGCCTTCTTCTCCACAGCCCAGCAGGCCGTTGACCCAAAGATGGGGGACCTGGACTTCCTGGGCCTGGCCCAGGCGGGACCCTTGGCGGTGGTGCAGCTTTACCAGGTGCGCTCGGGGCGCATCCTGGGAAGGATCAGCCGGGTGGTGGAGAAGGAGGAGGCCAGCCCAGAAGAAATCCTATGGGCCTTCCTCAGGGACTACTACCTGCAGGCCTCGCCCCTGCCGCCCTTGGTCTTGCTTCCTTTCCCCCTGGAGGACCTGGAAAGCCTGGAAACCCTCCTCCGCCGCCGGGCCAGGCGGAAGGTGGAGCTGAGGGTGCCCAAGAAGGGGGAAAAGCTAAGGCTTCTGGAGCTGGCGGAAAAAAATGCCCGCCTGGCCTTGGAAACCGAGCTCAAGCAACGGGAGAAGCGGGGGGACCACCCGGCCCTAAAGGCCCTCCAGGAGGTCCTGGGGCTTGCCCAAAGGCCTTTCCGCATAGAGGGCTACGACGTAAGCCACCTCCAAGGCCAAGCCCGGGTCTTCTCCCTGGCGGTCTTTGAGGGGGGAAGGCCCAAGCGGGCGGAGTACCGCAGGATGCGCCTGAAGTCAGGGAACGACGACTACGCCGCCATGGAGGAAGGGGTCTTTCGCCGCTTTACGGGAAGCCTTAAAGACCTACCCCTCCCTGACCTCCTCCTGATTGACGGCGGCCTGGGCCAGGTGCGGGCCGCGGCCCGAGCCCTGGAAAGGGCGGGCCTTCGCATCCCCCTGGTGGGCCTGGCAAAGAAGGAGGAGGTCCTTACCACCCCAGAGGGCCGGGAGATTCGCCTGCCCCTGACCCATCCGGCTTTACAGCTCCTCATCCACCTGCGGGACGAGGCCCACCAAAACGGTCTCCGCTACCACCAGAAGCAAAGAAGCCAGGAGCTATTCCAGGTGCTAAAGGGCATCCCGGGAATCGGGGAGGCTAGGAAGCGCCTTCTTTTGGAGCGGTACGGGGGGCTTAACGCCTTGAAGGAAGCCCCCTTGGAGGAGCTGGCCCGCCTGCCTGGGATGAACCGCAAGGCCGCCGAGGCCCTTAAGGCCGCCTTGGAGGCTCCCTTTAAGGAAACCTCACCACCACCGGCCTGA
- a CDS encoding dipeptidase: MEPVMVDGHLDLAHNARALGRDLSLPLDRLREVDPHPETPLVSLPSLREARVAVAFATLFVDPREGGQADWQEEVYAQLALYEAWEAKGWVRILRESEDLEAHLSRFPQDLTLGLVLLLEGAHALAQPKDLIPLRQRGLRLLSLTWATRNAYAGGNAEEAPLTEAGKALLRKMEALGVALDLSHLAEEAALEALEAFSGPVCATHANARALVPSPRHLSDRLMEALRERDGVLGLVPFNAFLDPNWRRGDPRLPLEALFRHKAHAETLLGPERVALGTDWDGGFGLEAVPLGLDRHRDLWVLGDEGFLGGNWLRWLRAWF, from the coding sequence ATGGAGCCCGTCATGGTGGATGGTCACCTGGACCTGGCCCATAACGCCCGGGCCCTGGGCCGGGACCTTTCCCTTCCCTTAGACCGCCTCAGGGAAGTGGACCCCCATCCGGAAACTCCCCTCGTAAGCCTCCCCAGCCTTCGGGAGGCCAGGGTGGCCGTGGCCTTCGCCACCTTGTTCGTGGACCCCCGGGAGGGGGGGCAGGCGGACTGGCAGGAGGAGGTGTACGCCCAGCTGGCCCTATATGAAGCTTGGGAGGCCAAGGGCTGGGTGCGGATCCTGCGGGAGAGCGAGGACCTAGAGGCGCACCTATCCCGTTTTCCCCAGGACCTGACCCTCGGGCTCGTGCTCCTCCTGGAGGGGGCCCATGCCCTGGCTCAGCCTAAAGACCTAATCCCCTTGCGCCAAAGGGGCCTTAGGCTCCTTTCCCTCACCTGGGCCACCCGGAATGCCTACGCTGGGGGCAACGCCGAGGAAGCCCCCCTTACCGAGGCGGGAAAGGCCCTTTTGCGGAAGATGGAGGCTTTGGGCGTGGCCCTGGACCTTTCCCACCTGGCGGAGGAGGCGGCCCTAGAGGCCCTGGAGGCCTTTTCGGGCCCGGTTTGCGCCACCCATGCCAATGCCCGGGCCCTGGTGCCCTCCCCCCGCCATCTCTCCGACCGGCTTATGGAGGCCCTAAGGGAGCGGGATGGGGTTTTGGGCCTGGTGCCCTTCAACGCCTTCTTGGACCCCAACTGGAGGCGGGGGGATCCCCGGCTTCCCCTCGAGGCCTTGTTCCGCCACAAGGCCCATGCGGAAACCCTCTTAGGCCCGGAAAGGGTGGCCTTGGGCACGGACTGGGACGGGGGGTTTGGCCTCGAGGCGGTACCCTTGGGCCTGGACCGGCACCGGGACCTCTGGGTCCTGGGGGACGAGGGATTTTTAGGGGGAAACTGGCTTCGCTGGTTACGCGCCTGGTTCTAG
- a CDS encoding PaaI family thioesterase gives MEGKSIPTGETLDATLGVRYLKLEKDEVVAELDVTPKVHQPFGFLHGGATVALAESVASVGGFLNCPPGHAAFGLEINCNHVRRKSQGTIRAVGRPLHLGRTTQVWEVKVYDEENRLVAASRCTLAVVPLEPGA, from the coding sequence ATGGAAGGAAAAAGCATCCCCACGGGGGAAACCCTGGACGCCACCTTGGGCGTTCGCTACCTGAAACTGGAAAAGGACGAGGTGGTGGCCGAGCTGGACGTCACGCCCAAGGTGCACCAGCCCTTTGGGTTCCTCCATGGCGGGGCCACGGTGGCCCTGGCGGAAAGCGTGGCCAGCGTGGGGGGGTTCCTCAACTGCCCCCCGGGGCATGCCGCCTTCGGCCTGGAGATCAACTGCAACCACGTCCGCAGGAAAAGCCAAGGCACCATCCGGGCCGTGGGAAGGCCCCTCCACCTGGGCCGCACCACCCAGGTGTGGGAGGTGAAGGTTTACGACGAGGAAAACAGGCTGGTGGCGGCAAGCCGGTGCACCCTGGCGGTGGTGCCCCTAGAACCAGGCGCGTAA
- a CDS encoding alpha/beta fold hydrolase, which yields MGEIRLFPGLLSPPAGLDFLRDLPSEEGLHLIAFGEGALAALKVAFKEEVRSLVLLSPILRKDPLLSAKLSALRFGLETGGLEGFARVGRALFFGPRAVESEEVLGVWKEGLSEGKVRRWLHLVEGLSDERRWLRGTEARVLVVQGAWDAFTPPFYGKEVADFAKGEAVRFTLEEAGHLVPWEAWEEVLDLVGDFLLGEAFRPLPGGLAL from the coding sequence GTGGGCGAGATACGCCTTTTTCCTGGGCTTCTTTCTCCTCCAGCGGGGTTGGATTTTCTCCGAGACCTGCCCTCGGAGGAGGGCCTCCACCTCATTGCCTTCGGGGAAGGGGCTTTGGCTGCTTTGAAGGTGGCTTTCAAAGAGGAGGTGAGAAGCCTGGTCCTCCTTTCCCCCATCCTGCGCAAGGATCCCCTCCTTTCCGCTAAGCTCTCGGCCCTCCGCTTTGGCTTGGAAACGGGCGGGTTGGAGGGATTCGCCCGGGTGGGCCGGGCCCTTTTCTTTGGCCCCCGGGCCGTGGAGAGTGAGGAGGTCCTTGGGGTGTGGAAGGAAGGGTTGTCGGAGGGGAAGGTGCGGCGGTGGCTCCACCTTGTGGAAGGGCTTTCCGACGAGCGCCGTTGGCTTAGGGGCACGGAGGCCCGGGTCCTGGTGGTCCAGGGAGCCTGGGATGCCTTTACCCCTCCTTTTTACGGCAAGGAGGTGGCGGATTTCGCCAAGGGGGAGGCGGTGCGCTTCACCCTGGAGGAAGCCGGCCACCTGGTCCCTTGGGAGGCCTGGGAAGAGGTTTTGGACCTTGTGGGGGATTTCCTTCTGGGGGAGGCTTTTCGTCCCTTGCCCGGGGGTCTTGCCCTATGA
- a CDS encoding alpha/beta fold hydrolase, which yields MRRTGYLHLYGLNLVFDRRGRGPAVVLLAEEAGAWPEPLPEGFTFYLLDLPGHGRTGGPRMAPEELAEYVVGFVVMLNLGSPPILVRGMGERVGEVLRERGYRVFPGDFLGETLHEAMTMG from the coding sequence ATGAGGCGGACGGGGTACCTCCACCTCTACGGCCTGAACCTGGTCTTTGATCGGAGGGGGAGGGGACCGGCGGTGGTCCTTTTGGCGGAGGAGGCGGGCGCTTGGCCCGAGCCTCTTCCCGAGGGCTTTACCTTTTACCTCCTGGATCTTCCCGGCCACGGCCGGACGGGTGGGCCCAGGATGGCCCCGGAGGAGCTGGCCGAGTACGTGGTGGGCTTTGTGGTCATGCTGAACCTGGGTTCACCCCCCATCCTGGTCCGGGGAATGGGAGAGAGGGTGGGAGAGGTGCTTAGGGAGAGGGGGTACCGGGTTTTCCCTGGAGATTTCCTAGGGGAAACCTTGCACGAAGCTATGACTATGGGGTAA